In uncultured Trichococcus sp., one DNA window encodes the following:
- a CDS encoding carbohydrate kinase produces MALNEKESKILSYIKENPFISQQDLATKIGLSRPAVANIISGLVRRGYLLGKAYVINDTRPIVCIGAACIDRRYFVEGGLIHGQSNNVTSQTSIGGVALSIAENLGRLQEDVVMLSLVGDDAEWHTIEESMRPLMKTSEVEMVSGFSTGTFMEVIDESGKMIIGLAEMDIYEYMQPKWLLKHLATLKRAKTIIIDSNCPKESVEHLLEIGAKYNIPIVLICASVLKLYNIPENLKGLKLLITKHDETEKHFGIEINDDASLREAMQLWLDKGVQHVIITKNSQSVGYASEKYGMHVYDLNNSDSDTYIWGTNEALCAGIVYSYLRTDDISETIQTGLVNAVMSSKSAYKVRPNLSQATLRKDVKEIGKLESREI; encoded by the coding sequence ATGGCTTTAAACGAGAAAGAATCAAAAATACTGAGCTACATAAAGGAAAATCCTTTTATTTCGCAGCAAGATTTAGCTACAAAGATTGGCCTGTCACGTCCCGCAGTGGCGAACATCATTTCCGGCTTAGTGAGACGGGGATACCTTTTGGGGAAAGCCTATGTCATCAATGACACGCGACCGATTGTCTGCATCGGCGCTGCCTGTATCGATCGCCGCTATTTTGTGGAAGGTGGTCTTATTCATGGACAATCGAACAATGTTACCTCACAGACGTCAATCGGCGGGGTCGCTCTAAGTATCGCTGAGAATCTGGGAAGGCTACAGGAAGACGTCGTTATGCTGTCTCTGGTCGGGGACGATGCGGAATGGCATACGATCGAAGAATCCATGCGCCCATTGATGAAGACTTCAGAAGTGGAAATGGTTTCTGGTTTTTCGACAGGCACCTTTATGGAAGTCATCGATGAAAGCGGAAAAATGATTATTGGTCTAGCTGAAATGGATATTTATGAATACATGCAGCCGAAGTGGTTGTTGAAACACTTGGCGACGCTTAAGCGGGCGAAAACAATCATCATCGATTCGAATTGCCCGAAGGAAAGTGTGGAACACTTGCTTGAAATCGGAGCGAAGTACAATATTCCGATCGTCCTGATTTGCGCATCCGTGCTGAAACTGTACAACATTCCTGAAAATCTGAAAGGATTGAAGCTGCTGATCACGAAGCACGATGAAACCGAGAAACACTTCGGCATCGAGATCAATGATGATGCATCTTTGCGGGAAGCGATGCAGCTATGGTTGGATAAAGGGGTGCAGCATGTCATCATCACCAAAAACAGTCAGAGCGTCGGTTATGCCAGCGAAAAATACGGCATGCACGTCTATGACCTGAATAACAGCGACAGCGATACCTATATCTGGGGCACGAACGAAGCGCTTTGTGCCGGCATCGTCTATTCCTACTTGAGGACTGATGATATTTCGGAAACGATCCAGACTGGATTGGTGAACGCCGTCATGTCATCAAAATCAGCCTACAAAGTCCGTCCGAACCTATCTCAGGCGACTCTTCGTAAAGATGTCAAAGAAATCGGCAAGCTGGAAAGCAGAGAAATTTAG
- a CDS encoding universal stress protein: MVQYKNILIPVDGSEASIKAFKQAVHIAERNNAELYLVAILDKKNNADEAAQLQKDKDSLFDELDRYARANGVAVQKEMRSGNAKEMIAKTLVEEWNCDLIVMGATGKGTIAKFVVGSITNHVIKNASCDVLIVRKN; encoded by the coding sequence ATGGTTCAGTATAAAAACATATTGATCCCAGTGGACGGATCGGAGGCTTCGATCAAGGCGTTCAAACAGGCGGTCCATATTGCTGAAAGGAACAATGCCGAACTTTATCTTGTTGCGATACTGGATAAAAAAAATAATGCCGATGAAGCCGCACAGCTGCAGAAAGATAAGGACTCTTTATTCGATGAATTGGACAGATACGCGCGGGCAAACGGTGTCGCGGTGCAGAAGGAAATGCGATCGGGCAACGCCAAGGAAATGATTGCGAAGACACTTGTTGAAGAATGGAATTGTGATTTGATTGTAATGGGCGCGACAGGGAAGGGCACCATCGCGAAATTCGTGGTCGGATCGATCACGAATCATGTCATCAAAAATGCATCATGTGACGTATTAATTGTAAGGAAAAATTGA
- a CDS encoding SMC family ATPase: MRPLRLEISAFGPYKEKIVLDFTQFQNQTLFLVSGPTGAGKTTIFDAVAYALYDVASGSSREKDTFKSQFATEESVCYVDLEFEYNGKTYRVRRSPAQMGPGKSGKIIGLSADVAFYHDDTVTTKAREANAEIEQLLSLNYEQFKQIVMLPQGEFKKLLESNSNEKETIFRNIFGTEILKSFQEELKEKAKSLQSQATSAQDSLQTAYSFASGINDDGLQEALTLQDTERILVRIAELLAALEEDRAAKELQLTALRSQNQSTSDTIKLLEEIAQLEARLKVLEEEETAVVGWKRQLERHEQAIKAEEKRLLCVAASTNRAAKQEQTKQNDALLDQLNQASRDKKPAFEAAELAFSMIPGFREQIDAAKEQEKQLFALAKNEKELASCQKACTDATKELQKHNVLKQAQKEKQEQCHLKLAAVKQAQKDAAVIQNQLSACRMNVQQSEQLHKRIVQTEKLLAEQLVKNERFLLLEKTFVRLDQQFKDETILYNRNIAGILAEQLVSGEACLVCGSTDHPAPAQKTADTLSEQDRELLEKKRNQAYADYQQATAELSGIRKQLADLFADLAVTAETFESYKQEQKEKRDTEIASEKALLLDMKNLQKVLDEEDALVKEQSDIEAKLQQIDQNCLALQKTLHLNETLARDLLAEIDQEKQVLGDKDLATVQKEILQFNGKIESCTNEYNKLNSELTELEKQIAVCLANRTTYAAQNEETKNALLDAETAYTIVLDSTGLEEPFEHLILDKALFLEIQKRIRSHEDDLNVTVTRLRDQRKAAATLPPDQTIAACADQIVLLDNAIRESEEQKDQLAGDIQMLKKAAQEIAAIYKKQQQIIAAYQKYRTLSDIANGTKETDYISFERYVLAIYYEEIIEAANLRFQQMTNNRYLLLRKEDKGKGSGAKGLDLDVFDHYTGQTRSVKTLSGGESFKASLALALGLSDVMQSRSGGIQIDTLFIDEGFGSLDPESLDTAIEALFSLNSCGRLVGIISHVEELKTRIPVHIEVDRTAEGSTAKIIL; encoded by the coding sequence ATGAGACCTTTAAGATTAGAAATAAGTGCCTTCGGGCCATACAAAGAAAAGATCGTATTGGACTTCACGCAATTCCAGAACCAAACGCTGTTTCTTGTGAGCGGGCCTACCGGTGCAGGCAAGACCACAATTTTTGATGCCGTTGCTTACGCGCTTTACGATGTCGCCAGCGGCAGCAGCCGCGAAAAGGACACCTTCAAGTCGCAGTTCGCAACGGAAGAGTCGGTCTGCTACGTCGACCTGGAATTCGAATACAACGGAAAAACTTACCGCGTCAGACGCTCCCCTGCCCAGATGGGTCCCGGGAAGAGCGGAAAAATCATTGGTCTGTCGGCTGACGTGGCCTTCTACCATGACGACACCGTGACGACGAAAGCGCGCGAGGCCAATGCGGAAATAGAGCAGCTGCTTTCCTTGAACTATGAGCAATTCAAACAGATCGTCATGCTGCCGCAAGGGGAATTCAAAAAACTGCTGGAATCGAACAGCAATGAAAAAGAGACCATCTTCCGGAACATCTTCGGGACCGAAATTCTGAAAAGCTTCCAGGAGGAGCTGAAGGAAAAAGCCAAATCGCTCCAGAGCCAGGCGACTTCCGCCCAGGATTCATTGCAAACTGCCTACTCGTTTGCCTCGGGAATCAACGATGACGGCCTGCAGGAAGCACTCACCTTGCAGGACACCGAGCGCATCCTCGTTCGGATCGCGGAATTGTTGGCAGCGCTCGAAGAAGACCGTGCAGCCAAAGAACTGCAGCTCACGGCTTTGCGTTCCCAAAACCAATCAACATCCGATACCATCAAACTGCTGGAAGAAATCGCACAGTTGGAGGCCAGGTTGAAAGTCCTTGAGGAAGAGGAAACTGCTGTTGTTGGATGGAAACGGCAGTTGGAACGTCATGAACAAGCCATCAAAGCCGAGGAAAAAAGATTGCTTTGCGTTGCAGCGTCCACAAACAGGGCCGCAAAACAGGAACAAACCAAACAAAATGATGCACTTTTGGACCAACTGAATCAGGCTTCACGCGACAAGAAACCGGCGTTCGAAGCGGCTGAACTTGCCTTTTCCATGATTCCAGGCTTTCGTGAGCAGATCGACGCGGCGAAGGAACAGGAAAAACAGCTTTTCGCCTTGGCGAAGAATGAGAAAGAGCTGGCCAGTTGCCAGAAAGCTTGCACCGATGCCACGAAAGAACTGCAGAAACATAACGTTCTCAAACAGGCGCAAAAAGAAAAACAGGAGCAGTGCCACCTGAAGCTTGCGGCGGTGAAACAAGCCCAAAAGGATGCAGCCGTCATTCAAAACCAATTGAGCGCATGCCGAATGAACGTGCAGCAATCGGAGCAGCTCCACAAGAGGATTGTCCAAACCGAAAAATTGTTGGCTGAACAACTGGTCAAAAATGAGCGATTCCTGCTTCTGGAAAAAACATTCGTGAGGCTCGACCAACAGTTCAAGGATGAAACCATACTCTACAACCGCAACATCGCCGGCATCTTAGCCGAACAGTTGGTCAGCGGAGAGGCCTGTCTTGTCTGCGGTTCAACCGACCATCCCGCCCCCGCGCAAAAAACGGCGGACACCCTTTCCGAACAGGACCGGGAGCTGCTTGAGAAAAAACGGAACCAGGCCTATGCCGATTACCAGCAAGCAACTGCCGAACTTTCCGGCATCCGAAAACAACTGGCTGATCTCTTCGCCGATTTAGCAGTTACGGCTGAAACTTTCGAAAGCTACAAACAGGAACAGAAAGAAAAACGCGATACCGAAATCGCGTCAGAAAAAGCATTGCTGTTGGATATGAAAAATCTGCAGAAGGTGCTTGACGAAGAGGATGCCCTCGTAAAGGAGCAAAGCGACATTGAAGCGAAACTGCAGCAGATCGACCAGAACTGTCTTGCGCTTCAGAAAACATTGCACTTGAACGAAACCCTTGCCCGGGATCTGCTGGCCGAGATTGACCAGGAAAAACAAGTTTTGGGCGACAAGGACCTCGCAACCGTGCAAAAAGAGATTCTGCAGTTCAACGGAAAGATTGAATCCTGCACGAATGAATACAACAAGCTGAACAGCGAGCTGACTGAACTCGAGAAACAGATTGCTGTCTGTCTTGCCAACCGGACCACTTACGCGGCTCAGAATGAGGAGACAAAAAATGCTTTGCTGGATGCGGAAACAGCCTACACAATCGTACTGGATTCAACCGGGCTGGAAGAGCCTTTCGAGCATCTGATATTGGACAAAGCATTGTTTCTGGAAATCCAGAAACGGATCCGCAGCCATGAAGACGATCTGAATGTCACCGTCACCCGTTTGCGCGATCAAAGAAAAGCAGCAGCAACACTGCCCCCAGACCAAACAATCGCTGCCTGCGCCGATCAAATAGTGCTTCTGGACAATGCAATCCGCGAGTCGGAAGAGCAAAAAGATCAGCTTGCAGGCGACATCCAAATGCTTAAGAAAGCGGCGCAGGAAATTGCAGCAATCTACAAAAAACAGCAACAGATCATTGCCGCTTACCAGAAATACAGGACTTTGTCGGACATCGCCAACGGCACCAAAGAAACTGACTATATCTCCTTCGAACGCTATGTGCTGGCGATCTACTATGAGGAAATCATCGAAGCCGCCAATCTTCGCTTCCAACAGATGACGAACAACCGCTACCTGTTATTGCGGAAGGAGGACAAAGGAAAAGGTTCCGGAGCCAAGGGTCTGGACCTGGATGTATTCGACCATTACACCGGCCAAACCCGCAGCGTCAAAACCTTATCGGGCGGCGAAAGCTTCAAGGCATCCCTAGCGCTTGCACTTGGACTCAGCGATGTGATGCAGAGCCGGAGCGGCGGCATCCAGATCGATACGCTGTTCATCGATGAAGGCTTCGGCTCGCTGGATCCAGAGTCTTTGGATACCGCAATCGAGGCACTGTTCTCCCTGAACAGTTGCGGCCGCTTGGTCGGTATCATTTCCCACGTCGAGGAATTGAAGACGCGGATACCTGTCCACATCGAAGTCGACCGAACAGCAGAAGGAAGCACCGCGAAAATTATCCTCTAG
- a CDS encoding exonuclease SbcCD subunit D: protein MRILHTADWHLGKIVNDFSMLDDQRHYLMNLIETLKDKEIDAIIMAGDLYDRALPPKEAVALANRTLTRMVKELGVPVFVIAGNHDSNERIEYAADLLADSRLYIEGTLKETIRKVAFQGTNFYLLPFADHVYVRETLQDDSIKNMEDAVRAQLATIKATMNPEEVNILIAHGYVIQTGNDTSEPSDSERPLSIGTSEYVDVSLFEDFDYVALGHLHKAQKVKNDRVRYSGSILKYSKSETPHQKQTTIVTIEKDRLEIEPLRIKPLRDMRTVRSTFSELMNGQSDDYLFFELKDTEYVLDAMNQLRRRYPQAMGLEYVSRRETESVALQHNREDLQQLSYPDLFKDFYEQYRAMELDESGQKIVADIFSALGRKD from the coding sequence ATGAGAATACTGCATACGGCTGATTGGCACCTGGGAAAAATCGTCAATGATTTTTCCATGCTGGACGATCAGCGCCATTACTTGATGAACCTGATTGAAACACTTAAAGATAAAGAAATCGACGCAATCATTATGGCCGGGGACCTTTACGACCGCGCATTGCCTCCAAAAGAAGCGGTGGCACTGGCCAACCGGACACTGACCCGGATGGTAAAGGAATTGGGCGTGCCCGTGTTCGTCATCGCCGGCAACCACGACAGCAACGAACGGATCGAATACGCAGCCGATCTGCTGGCGGACAGCCGGCTCTATATAGAAGGAACCCTGAAGGAGACCATCCGCAAAGTTGCCTTCCAAGGAACCAACTTCTATTTGCTGCCCTTTGCGGATCATGTCTATGTCCGGGAAACGCTTCAGGACGACAGCATCAAAAATATGGAAGATGCCGTGCGGGCACAATTGGCGACCATCAAAGCAACGATGAACCCGGAAGAAGTGAACATCCTGATTGCACACGGCTATGTGATCCAGACCGGAAACGACACGAGCGAACCATCCGATTCCGAACGTCCGCTCAGCATCGGCACATCCGAATATGTGGACGTATCACTGTTCGAGGACTTTGATTATGTCGCTTTGGGCCATCTGCACAAGGCTCAGAAAGTAAAAAACGACAGAGTCCGCTACAGCGGCTCGATCCTGAAATATTCAAAATCGGAGACCCCTCATCAAAAGCAGACGACTATCGTAACGATAGAAAAAGACAGACTGGAAATAGAACCGCTCCGCATCAAGCCTTTGCGCGATATGCGCACGGTCAGAAGCACGTTTTCCGAGCTGATGAACGGCCAATCCGACGATTATCTGTTCTTTGAACTGAAGGATACGGAATATGTGCTGGATGCGATGAACCAATTGCGTCGCCGCTATCCGCAGGCGATGGGCCTCGAATACGTTAGCCGGAGGGAAACCGAATCGGTGGCCCTGCAGCATAACCGGGAGGATCTCCAACAGCTGTCCTACCCGGACCTGTTCAAGGACTTTTACGAGCAATACCGCGCCATGGAATTGGATGAATCCGGCCAAAAAATCGTTGCGGATATCTTTTCCGCTTTGGGAAGGAAAGATTAA
- a CDS encoding SDR family oxidoreductase, with translation MDLGLTNKVALVIASSQGLGKAVAKELVKEGAHVMLTSRSEDRLAEVKEELEALHAGKVAYFPCDITKVEDIQKLVERTHAVFGKIDILLNNAGGPPSGKFDSFSDEAWQQAFELNLLSYIRIIREVLPDLRKEGGRIVNIASISVKTPLPNLVLSNTFRNGIVGLSKTLADELAPDNILVNVVAPGKIATDRLKYLNEASAKTKELSLAEVDKAAIAGIPLGRYGTPEEFAKAVVFLLSEANTYITGSTLYVDGGAVKAI, from the coding sequence ATGGATCTGGGGTTAACGAACAAAGTGGCATTGGTCATCGCTTCCAGCCAAGGTCTGGGCAAGGCGGTGGCGAAGGAACTCGTCAAAGAAGGTGCGCATGTCATGCTCACCAGCAGAAGCGAAGACAGGTTGGCTGAGGTGAAAGAAGAACTGGAAGCCTTGCATGCCGGAAAGGTCGCTTATTTCCCTTGCGATATCACAAAAGTTGAGGACATCCAGAAGCTGGTGGAAAGGACCCATGCCGTATTCGGTAAAATCGATATCTTGCTGAACAATGCAGGCGGACCGCCAAGCGGAAAATTCGATTCCTTTTCCGATGAGGCTTGGCAGCAGGCTTTCGAATTGAATCTGCTGAGCTACATCCGGATCATCCGCGAAGTACTGCCTGATCTGCGCAAAGAGGGCGGACGCATCGTCAATATCGCTTCGATTTCGGTGAAGACGCCGTTGCCGAATCTGGTCCTGTCCAACACCTTCCGTAACGGCATCGTCGGCCTGAGCAAGACGCTTGCCGATGAATTGGCGCCCGACAACATCCTTGTCAACGTCGTTGCGCCGGGGAAAATCGCAACCGATCGCCTGAAATATCTGAATGAAGCGAGCGCCAAAACAAAAGAGTTGTCCTTGGCGGAAGTCGACAAAGCCGCGATTGCGGGCATTCCGTTGGGCCGCTACGGTACACCGGAAGAATTCGCGAAAGCCGTCGTTTTCCTTCTTTCCGAAGCAAATACGTACATCACCGGCAGCACACTATATGTGGATGGCGGGGCAGTCAAAGCGATTTGA
- a CDS encoding carbohydrate deacetylase — MGQVIINADDFGLTNGVNYGIIDSFLYGITTSTTLLANGAAFDHAVELASDYPDLEIGVHLNLTLGKPLLADAASISADGRFRTREYVQQHAASLDLDEVYAEWHAQIEKVRKAGIKPTHLDSHHHVHMLEPLNKVILSLAIQYELPIRDHFEGSHGVLHTDRQFDLGFAAEKPQAELGMNVMEKLDDIMAVLEKPDTSVELIVHPGYVDASLERVSSLQKDRAYMAEFLMHSDFADRIREDDAIQLISYAELEE, encoded by the coding sequence ATGGGACAAGTAATCATCAACGCAGACGATTTTGGTCTCACGAATGGAGTGAACTACGGCATCATCGATAGTTTTTTGTACGGCATCACCACATCGACTACCTTGCTTGCGAACGGAGCCGCATTCGATCATGCTGTTGAATTGGCATCCGATTATCCGGATCTGGAAATCGGTGTCCATCTGAATTTGACACTCGGGAAGCCTTTATTGGCTGATGCGGCTAGCATCAGTGCCGATGGGCGTTTCCGCACCAGGGAATACGTGCAGCAGCATGCTGCTTCGTTGGATTTGGATGAAGTTTACGCGGAGTGGCATGCGCAGATCGAAAAGGTGCGGAAGGCAGGCATCAAACCAACGCATTTGGATTCGCACCATCATGTGCATATGTTGGAGCCACTCAACAAAGTGATCCTGTCGTTGGCGATCCAGTACGAGTTGCCGATCCGGGATCACTTTGAAGGCAGCCATGGTGTGTTGCACACGGACCGTCAATTCGATCTTGGATTCGCTGCTGAAAAACCGCAGGCCGAATTGGGGATGAATGTGATGGAGAAATTGGATGATATCATGGCCGTCCTGGAAAAGCCTGACACTTCGGTTGAATTGATCGTCCATCCGGGTTATGTCGATGCCAGTCTGGAACGCGTGAGCAGTCTGCAGAAGGACAGGGCCTACATGGCAGAATTTTTGATGCATTCCGATTTTGCGGATCGGATTCGTGAAGATGACGCAATCCAGTTGATTTCGTATGCGGAATTGGAAGAATAA
- a CDS encoding ATP-binding cassette domain-containing protein, translating into MALLEMDHLSFVSEGKVILDDITYSLEEGEFLSITGPSGSGKSTLLKIIATILSRTEGEIRYQGKSLDAYEPTEYRKEVSYTFQTPVLFGKTVRDNLAFPYEIRKKEFDERKADAYLESVGLPKEYLDKEINTLSGGEKQRVALIRNVLFQPKILLLDEVTSALDEANRQIIWKWLQEMRNHSDMTIIMVSHNEEESSLADKNIHIVAGKIVKEEGY; encoded by the coding sequence ATGGCATTATTGGAAATGGATCATCTGAGCTTTGTTTCGGAGGGCAAAGTCATTCTGGATGACATCACCTATTCGTTGGAGGAGGGCGAATTCCTCTCGATAACCGGTCCATCCGGAAGCGGCAAGAGCACACTTTTGAAGATAATTGCGACGATCCTCTCGCGTACCGAAGGGGAAATACGCTACCAAGGCAAATCGCTGGATGCGTACGAACCCACCGAGTATCGTAAGGAGGTTTCCTACACGTTCCAGACACCCGTTTTGTTCGGAAAAACGGTCCGCGATAATTTGGCTTTTCCTTACGAAATCCGCAAAAAGGAATTTGATGAAAGGAAAGCGGACGCCTATTTGGAATCGGTCGGGCTGCCGAAGGAATACTTGGATAAAGAAATCAACACCTTGTCAGGCGGGGAAAAACAGCGCGTCGCCTTGATCCGGAACGTCCTGTTCCAACCAAAAATCCTCCTGCTCGATGAAGTGACGAGCGCCTTGGATGAAGCGAATCGCCAGATCATCTGGAAATGGCTCCAGGAAATGCGGAATCATTCCGATATGACAATCATCATGGTCAGCCATAACGAGGAAGAATCCAGCTTGGCGGATAAGAACATCCATATCGTTGCAGGAAAAATCGTGAAAGAGGAGGGATATTAG
- the fetB gene encoding iron export ABC transporter permease subunit FetB produces MDLQVSPITLILSFSLVMVGVYISYKEKLGTAKDILYSIARAIVQLIAVGYVLTYLFNVNNTIVTIAMVAVIVFNASWNAHKRSSSIPNSLKISLIAITASAILTLSVLVLSGSVKFIPSQIVPITGMIAGNAMTTIGLCYRNLNSLFRDQRQQILEKLSLGATPNQASRTILRETIKSGMQPSLDSAKTVGIVSLPGMMSGLMFAGTVPMTAIMYQIMVTFMLVAATSISSYIASFLAYREFYNDRQQLRV; encoded by the coding sequence ATGGATCTACAAGTCAGTCCAATCACGCTTATCTTGAGCTTCTCGTTAGTAATGGTGGGAGTCTACATCTCCTACAAGGAAAAATTAGGCACGGCCAAAGACATCCTGTACAGCATTGCCAGAGCCATTGTGCAGTTGATTGCGGTCGGATACGTGTTGACCTACCTGTTCAATGTGAACAACACGATCGTCACCATAGCGATGGTTGCGGTCATCGTCTTCAATGCTTCATGGAATGCCCACAAGCGCAGCAGCAGTATCCCGAACTCCTTGAAAATTTCATTGATCGCCATTACAGCTTCAGCGATTTTGACGTTATCTGTGCTGGTTCTTTCCGGATCCGTCAAATTTATCCCCTCACAGATCGTACCGATCACAGGCATGATAGCCGGGAATGCGATGACGACCATTGGTTTGTGTTACCGTAATCTGAATTCGTTGTTCCGCGATCAGCGTCAGCAGATCCTGGAAAAGTTGTCTTTGGGAGCAACCCCGAATCAAGCTTCGCGCACGATCTTGCGGGAAACAATCAAATCAGGGATGCAGCCATCCTTGGATTCCGCCAAAACAGTGGGAATCGTCTCCTTGCCGGGCATGATGTCGGGTCTGATGTTTGCAGGGACCGTGCCGATGACTGCCATCATGTATCAGATTATGGTGACTTTCATGCTGGTGGCGGCGACAAGCATCTCGTCTTATATCGCCTCTTTCCTGGCATACCGCGAATTCTACAATGACAGACAGCAGCTGCGTGTCTGA
- a CDS encoding acyl-ACP thioesterase domain-containing protein, whose product MSGLIYRRTHRIKGYECDITGEITLPSLVNLMMDLSGQQSDSLGNTNDQMSERGLSWIIVQYDMQIERMPHRGEEIVLETEAISYNRFFTYRRFRAYDKREQMCVEVMTNFVMMDIETRKMVQIQKDLLSVYQADEIRMMVRMQKPIQLEPENQREQDFRVRYLDIDYNRHVNNAKYFDWIINTIDPKFIMDHQMAAVTIKYEKEVEYGNSITSVMSTKEAENGEIITAHRIMNGEDLACEAHMIWKKV is encoded by the coding sequence TTGAGCGGATTAATCTATCGCAGAACCCATCGCATCAAAGGCTATGAATGCGACATCACCGGTGAAATCACCTTGCCGTCGCTCGTGAACCTGATGATGGATCTGTCGGGCCAACAAAGCGATTCACTCGGGAACACGAATGACCAGATGTCCGAAAGAGGGCTCAGTTGGATCATCGTGCAGTACGATATGCAGATCGAGCGCATGCCGCACCGAGGCGAAGAAATCGTCCTGGAAACGGAAGCTATCAGCTACAATCGTTTCTTCACCTATCGCCGCTTCCGGGCTTATGATAAAAGGGAACAAATGTGTGTGGAAGTGATGACGAACTTCGTCATGATGGACATCGAGACCCGTAAAATGGTCCAGATCCAAAAAGACTTGCTGAGCGTCTATCAGGCTGATGAAATCCGGATGATGGTGCGGATGCAGAAGCCGATCCAACTGGAGCCGGAGAACCAAAGGGAACAGGATTTCCGCGTCAGATACCTGGATATCGACTACAATCGTCATGTCAACAACGCGAAATATTTCGATTGGATCATCAACACGATCGACCCGAAATTCATCATGGATCACCAGATGGCTGCCGTTACGATCAAGTACGAAAAAGAAGTCGAATACGGCAACAGCATCACCAGCGTCATGTCGACGAAAGAAGCGGAGAACGGCGAAATCATCACCGCGCATCGCATCATGAACGGCGAAGACCTGGCCTGCGAAGCCCACATGATCTGGAAAAAAGTATAA